The genomic segment AGTATGTCTTACATTCTTCCCTCTGACTTCTACCCCTTTGTCTTCCCTGTCCTGATGGATCAGATCTTTACTTCTATTCTTCCATACCAGCCTGCTGTGCTTTCTCAATGCTGCTATTTTAACCACTTCTCAAGCTGTTTGTGCTGATGTTGCTTCTAGCTTTCTGAGTGTTACCcaacattttgtttctctaaGCTAGccagcttcttttctcttttccctgcctaaaattactgttttccttaTAACAACTACAGCCATAATTTTATGCTTCCAATCTTCTCTTGCTCCTTTTTAACTTCCTTCTGCCTCAGCCAGAACCAAACAACTTTTCCCATCcctgccttttttcctcccatctttttttccatgagCTCATATGTTTTTCTCTATTTAGATAATTTCCCAGTCATCGAGGTACGAAAACcttatttttgcaaaataattCAGGAGAAAACTCATAGATTTGCATCATAGGTGTCATTTAAGGCAGTGAAGTCTGTAATTCtttgattttccattttctagTGTATAGTTGGCTGTATAATATAGGGTTATTCATTGCCAGTCTTAAAGATAAGCTGAAGGATTATTTTAGAAATTCTTTAGTGATGGAATCTAGTTGAATGGAAGAAGATCTCTTTGTGCAGTTTTTCAGGGCTACTCACCCTGCTCTGTTGGTAACAGTCTTCCCACTCCCCAGCCTCTaccattttccatgttttctctATGGTCAAGTGCTTAGGAAAAGATAGAGGGTTGTCTCTTGTATGTGTTAAGGAGAGAAGGTTTGGAACGTGCTGTACTCAGGAAATCCTGAATTAGTGCAGTACTGCAGACATATCAGAGGAAAGGAAGTATTCTCTCATGTGCCATGATTCCCACAAAGCTTTCTCTTGGAATGTAGATGTAAGAGAACTGCGTGGGTTTTCCCCAGTGAAACAGGCTATCTAAGCAATGAGGAGAGTTGCTTTTGAGGCCTAGCTGAAGAATTTGGTCTCTACAGATGAATACAGCTTTGTAGAACTTTTGTATGGATTGGCTATATATATCTGTGCCTTAAAAAAGTGAGCTATCTTACTGTTGTTATGTATTGCCTTTTAGCTTTCCtgaagaattttccttttttactttagtatttattttcaagcaaaattaaaaaatgaaatgtggtTTATTTAAAGTTGAAAGTCAGTGTTACTCTCATCAGGTTACAGTCTTGAAAGGAAATTCTTGTTTACAGAATCAATTTTGCATGTATTGCTCAGTTTGCAGGACAgtttttagaaacagaaatgtaactATGTTTTTGAACAGAGGAACATTtgggtttaaaaataatatgcTTTTACAAAACCTAAAACCAGTGGAAACATTTGCATGTTTTTTATGAATTCCAAAGGTTTTATTCTGGTATAATCATATTTCCTCTTGGATCATGGTCACTGTAGTACTTTACTAGTATACGAAAACAAGAATATGAAACTGAGTAGAAAGTGATTATTTATGAAGTTGGTTCAGTAAATTACCTCAGCTGCTCGTTAGAACACTGCTTACTTAAGGGAGTCTGTTTTAATGACAGTAATTTCTAAAGTCTCTGAAGCTATTGTTATCTTGGTGTTTCTCTCCCAAGATACAATgacatgtttttttcctatgacagtaaaacaaaaaggagaagcCCTACTATTTTCGCTCTTCCTGTTAGTGTCCTATCCTGTGGTCTACCTTATTGCTTTAGGCTTGCAGGATGTTCACGGTTTTGTTCAATAATCATTTGTTCTCTCTTATGACCACTGAAAAGTTGTTGCTTGTCTAGATCCACTGAAGTGCCTAGTTTTCAGTGAAATTAATAGGAATAGCGTGTATAGGCAAGTTAGTCATATTAACATGTTGTGTCTTACACAAGAACTGACTGTCCATGGTTTCCAAATGTTGCTTTTCCTCTAGAGGTCTCATCCAGTGTTCTTGTACTGAGAATAATATCACAGCAACTCATATAGACATAAACAGGCTACCTTGTTAGCTAGCTTGAACAGAGAGAACCATATAACTTTGAGGGTATGGTATCCTGTGTAGCAACAGAAGACCCTATGAGTGTGAGTAGAAATAGCTATATCTCCTCTGTTGACCCTGTGGTCTGTTGTGATTAGTCTGGCAGTTTAAAGCTAGTGTGGGGGTATGTTTAGTGCTTTAGCAGCATGTACCAGACTCAAACTTACCTATCGAATAGCACACTGAAAGTGGCTAGTGTAAAGTTATATGAGAAATCTTTAGTGGAACCAGGTTTCAAAGGGCAGTAGATGAACCATGAAAACTCAGCAGTCACCAGCTGATGACTTGATTCTTGTCAAAACTGGTGCTGTCCAAGGTAATATAAATTGTGTTTGTGCTTAGACAGAAGATAGTAATTGTAACAGGAGTCAGCCCTGAGTTCTGATTAAAATCATACCACAtaacattattattataaaaacaTCTCTAGTGGTGATAAAGATATTACTGAGTTAGTTGGAAGAATAAGGGagtgattcttcccctctagTCAACACTGGTAATgccacacctggagtactgtgttcagttctgggcttaGTAGAAGAGaaacatggacatactggagagagTAATAAAGGGCCATGGAGATTATAAGTGGCCTGGTGCATGTCTcccatgaggaaaggctgagagagctgggactgttgtTCTCTTCAagcagagaaggctctgggCTTATCAATGTatgtaaatacctgaagggagggtgcaaaAAGGTCTGAGCccagctcttttcagtggttcccagtgacaggacaagaggcagtggACACCAGCTGTCAGACAGGAGATTCCATCTGAAtgtcaggaaacacttttttactgtgagggtgactgagcagtGCTATCGGTTGTGTAGAGAGGCTGAGGAGTGTCTGTcctttgagatatttaaaaaaatatctggaCATCTTGGGCAACTGGCTCCAGGTTGGCCCTGCTTGAGTTAGGGGGTTTGGACCAGaagacctccagaggtcctttccaacatcaaccatgctgtgatgctgtgaataaAGTGCGATGCAGGGCCTGTTAAATAAAGGTGGGACAGTGACACATCTTTGGTTCAGCTTCTTCCCTTCAGGGAGAGGGGTACAGGCTAGAAGTAGTGCCTTTGCTGCcgtataaaaccagaaatacataaataaaacctTATACATGGATTTGCATGAGTTGTTCAGTTAGCATAACACCACAGATATGTCAGTTTATTGTTGGTGTATGGTCAGAAAACATAGGTACAAACCAATGAAGACTCATCTGTAGAATGAGCTCTTTTCAGTGTTTACCTGGCAAAGctagaaaaaggcttttttttggtttagtcTTACAAAATTCTGAACATCCAAGTGGCACAATGAACTGACTCTTAACTCCAGAAAGAGCTTAGTCTGCAGAGGACAAAGCCCTTAAATTTACTGTAACTCCTCAAAGATGGGGAAGCTGTTGATGTACATGAGCTTGTAATGAGTTTCACAGAGCTGCCTGGGTACTAGGTAAGCCAGATATCTACTTTCTCCATGTAGCTGAGCACGCTAGATATCTAGttcctgtgtgtgtatatatatgtgtgtgtgcgtatatgtgtatgtatatgtatatgtaattCCTATAAAATCTGCTGGATTTGGTAGCCTACTTAACCTGACACCTTCAGGTTCTCACTAGATACCAATATCCGCCTTTTAGCAACTTGGTATCCTTTGAGATCTGTACTTCATTGAAGAATGCTCAGTATTCATATCTTTAACCATCTTTGTTAAAACACTGGTTTAGAAATTACCTTAAAAGCAAGGATTCTTATCTGTTACTGGACTTCAGTCTGAAAACACTGTAACATTTATGTGACAAGTTTATGCATCGTTTATGCATCTTCATTCTAattgctctgcttttctggttagtgctgaaggaaaacaatttattctcatgaggaaataatttcctctaAATTGAGCTCTTGTTCTCCCTTCTTTGTTAAGAGTCAATCTTTTAAAGTGCCAGGCCTTTAAGTAAAAGAGTTTTCTTAGTGAAACAACCAATCTTGGTAAACTAGGATCTGCCTTCCAAACAGAATTGAAGAAAATTTCCCTTTTTAGGTCTCAAAGGTAAGCAGTTAAAGAATTTCAGTGTCTGGAATGTCTGAGATTTACAATCTAGCTTTCCTCAGCCAGGTGAGGTTATTTACAGAGCTCAAGTTTTAACACTTGGTAATTTTAATACTATATAGATACTATATTGTATTTTGTGTAAGACTATGAATTTAAGTGCATGGTGTTAAAAAGTTTTTGCTGGAAACTTTGCTGTGTGAGTatcatttaaattaatataaatgtCATGTTAAAAAAATTCATTTGAATATTTTCCCATCTGAGTTTCTGCTTTAAAGACTCCTAATCTTCAAAATCTTCAAATTCTCCTGACAGCACAGAGAAGTtacctttttcctgttttaaggGAAGATGTGATGGAAATTCCTGTTACTTGTCCAGTGAGGTAAACagttgatttctttcttctttttttttttatttatttaatgttagTTGAAAAAAGTATATTACTAGTTCTAAGTATGGATCCCAACTCTGGTGATAACTTCCCCTAATTTGGGGAAAATTATCTAACCTGTCAGTTTCATTTTCTACCTATGTTAAATGTTGTGAAATTGTCCTGGCTTTTAGGAAGTTAGTATTGAGGAATTAGATTGTGGAGCCTTATGAAGGATTTAGACTACTCAGATACTGGTTGTCAAGTGCAGTGAAATACTGCTATTCTCTTACTACTTTATTGATTTAATGTTAACTTACATTTTGGTTCAGCTCATtcaaaaatatacatattttcttatttaaaacacagacaagtgtattttaataattactCAGTTGATTAATCATTTAGTAATCTGATTACAGATGTTATGCACAGAGTCGTTTTAAAGTACTTGCAACAGAATTAAAAGTGAGACCATATTGTACAATATATCTTTTAAAGGTCATGGAAATTGTCCAATTGtcatttttttattgtgttatgAAATGTATTTACACCATTTTGCATACCTTTAGTGACACACAAGCTATTATAGATAAACTATGAGGCAAATGTGTAGTTATCCCCCAAcatggaaaatgtgttttgttcaAGAGGTTGAACTGCACTATAAACaggttttttaagaaaaagaacttGAAATTACAGACTCATTTGGATTGGAAGGGTGCTGCAGGTGTCTTGTCCAGTCCCCTGCTCAAAGTAGGGCCCACACTGATTTTAGACTAATTTGCACAGGACTTTGTCCAGTCAGATCTTGAAAACCAACAAGAATGGAGATTCTACAGTCTTGTGTGAGATTCCCCAGATGAGATTAGCTCATTTCTGTGTCACAGAGTGTTTATCGGCACTAATATAAAAGATAAGTAAGTAGAACCTTGttaattaaatttaaagagCCTGCGTAATGGAACAGTTTCTGGGAAATGTGAATGGTTATTGAAGGTGGCTAAATAGAATGGCTATTTAAACCACAGGAGCTTATATTTCAGTTCTAAACCACAGTCTATTTATGCTTTGTAGTATCTGTGGtaaacaaagaagaaagctaGATGAAAGCCAATgcatctgaaggaaaaacaaagaaataacaatTGAGAGTGGCTTTTATAGCTGACTTTGGGTTTTCTTGAATCTTTACTATCATAAAGGTTAGTAATGAGTTGTATCCAGACAGGTATATCTGTTTCGTTTCATATGAACATATTTTCCTCCCAGATGGGATATCGCATGACTGATGTTAAGATTGGACTGTTATACAATTGGTATAGAAGGCTTTTGTGAGGATTCCTGACATCTATTTGAATAATACCTGTTAAAATCTAatagattcttttttcttttatcctataaTAGCTCGCTATTGTAGATTGTCACTGTAaattttctgattattattctcTGGTTTTAGCACTAAAAAGGTTATTTTGGAGgcagctgaaaataaatttattgtatttccaaagaaattttctaaattaaagCTGCATTAAAAATTGCTCAAGTGGATTGACCTGATCTTGCTGTTTTGATGCATTTCAGATACGGGAGCTGTAAAACATAAAGCCTGATAATGATCGTAATTTAGCACTCCATTAGATAAAGCACGTAGTAGTAAGGGTGAATTACAACTGGGGTTCAGGATTATTTGGCTGCATCCCTATAATCTTCAATTACATAACCAAAAGATCTTTAGAAGAGCTTGTCTGTATCTGGATTTCATTTTAAGTGCTTTTTGCATATATATTAACGTATTAATGTGCATATTCATGTTTGAATTCAAACTTCAAATCTTCATGAGATTTtggtcttttattttttgtttcaaagcttCAACTAACCTAGTGTAGATCTAGAAACTCCCACTAGTATGTTAATGTTGATCATGAGTTTGAACTTTGTTTCAGTGCTTATATATTCACAGAAAGGTGCAGACAGTGATTTGCAAAACAGTTTCTTTGATAGTACAGTCTATTGTTTTCAGTGAACAAGTAATAGATAAAAAAAACACACTGAATATTTACTGAGATAGCTGTattgacaatttttttctgcatagaCCCATTTATATCTTCACTTTGATGTTTGATATTAGCAAGCCAAAAATTATAAATGATTTCCAAATTATAGTACTTGTTAAacaagttttggttttgtttttaagaattaTTGATAAAGagattttttgccattttaggTGAGTGCTGTTACAAAAAAAGGTTCTcatgtcagaaaaaatggttGACTCTAGACACTTGTAATGGAAAGTAAAGCATTTTAGACTGTTAGTAATTAGCTTAACTCCATTTCAGGCATCTAGCAGCTGTTTTAGCTAATTTTTTGTGATCTTTAAGTGCATGGTTACCATAATGCCTAGAAAACTTGCAGGCAAACTGAGCAGAATGAAATTATATAATGCATTAGTTGTGTAGGGCTTAGCCGAGCACTTCAGTAGCTAGAAAATGGAGATGTCTTTTCTTCATCAGGTCATACTGATTTTAGCTGAAGTTTCAGACTGGTCACATAGGCTTTTACGTATTTCTTTACCTGTGAGTATAGGTTCTACCCTCAGAGGGATTAGTTCCAGTACCTGCTGGAACTCTGTCGAAACCACGACAAGCTGTAACTTTCTTTTACCTGCTGTAACTCTGAGCCTGCTGGTAATTCGATTAGCAAGAGTATGCGGCAAagattttttacatttttgcattgtttcttttcagatgtCTGTTGTGTGATTTGCTGCAGGCTGTCATTTTTGTCTGCTCTCCAATGTATGTTGGCAAGAGGGTTGTGTACTAGTCTTTGTGTCTGGTCACAGAAACAAATTCATGCATCTCAGCCAGACCGTTTTGTTATTCCTTTAGAATTAAAAGCATATGAAACAGATGCATCttaataaggattttttttttataaataacatttaaataacTTAGAACAATAAAGTTCAAATACAACTTAAAAAAGTTTAATGCTGTATCAACAGAAAAAGCATGTATAAGGATGGAAAAACAATATTGAAAGCTGTATGCCCTAACAGGAATTATACAAAAGATAGGATATGTTACATAAAAAACCTTAATATGTCTGAATTTTTGCTTCATCGTTATATAAAATGTTGATTTGTGAAAAGTGAGATGAAGTACATTATTTAATCCTATTCTTATTTTACATACACTATTTGAAACATCTTTTAGAGCAGCATTAGGTATTTGTTTCATTAATAGATAGGAACATTTTGTGTTAGAGTAAACATAATTTTTCCAAACTAACTCTTTTATCTGAATACAACAATAAACATTTacaagattatattttttttttctgaccatATAGTTTATGTATAGGATATCAGTTTCTTGgggaagtatttaaaatactgctcAGCCTCCACATTTACTATTGACTTGATAATCTGACAACTCATTCCAGCAGCCTTAAAGTCTGACATATTTTACACAACATTATCATctgcttattattattatagcaGCCATATTTAAGAAGCAGAtagggttttttaaataaaatattatcagATAATCAAGTAATGACTTATTCTTCAGGGTAAATTAATTTAAGAAACTACCCAGTTACAATGACTAAGATAATGATTGTACAACTCTTTAGAATTTTTTACAACTTTTAGTTAGTAAATCTGGTTTTGTGTATATTTTCAAATCTTTTTCATgtagtcttttaaaaataaagataaatgcGCAAGTCCAGCTTGTTCAGTTTCTCAGTAGTATTCCAGCCTCTCTTGGTAACTTGTCAAATAGtcttcttaaaaataatcttcctGCTGGAACTAGTTTTTCTATAGATCATTTGTGATTAGGATATTGCCAGAGGAAGAAAGTGGGATGCTCtgtgttctttctttgtttttttacctttcaTGGGGACCCCTTTGTGGTTTAACGTAACAAACATCTCCTTTCCTTTGTGTGTCCATTTTGCAGAAGCATATGTGTTGTAATGGTTTTCTTCAATCAGTTCTATGAAGTTGCAGTCCTCATTGCATACTTTCTGTTGACAGGAAATAATAAAGTAGAGTAAAATAAGTACAAGTGTCTTTTGAATATAGATTAGGGAAGATGGGAGAAGAATATGAATTATAAACCctaaatattaacattttaataactaATTTGACTTCTGAAATCTGAGTATTGAATATTTAGCTTTGTCTGCTCCCACACAGTAttccacatttttaaaaagtgtcTAAGCTCTAATCGCTGAATTTATTACATGGACATAAAAGTCTAGTATGGGATGTATGAGAAAAATACGGgtgacattttaatttgttaGGAATCTGTTTTATACAAACTACAGATGCTACATCTACAGATAGGTATCTATCACATGATGATTGTACACACAAGAGAAGTTTGCATCCATACCTTTCCATAGAGTCTTCCTGACTTGTTCATTGCCAGAAAGTATTCACTTTCCACTCCTTTGATTGCCACTATTCCAACTGCCACTGTTCGGATTTCTAGAATACCTGCAAAGGCACACAGTAAGGGCTGTAAAATGGTGGTTTGTTCTCCAGTCAACTTAGAAGGTTTAGTTGAACTTGCATTCTGTAATACTTCTCTGTTCATTGAAAATTGcagaaaaattacatatttattcATGTGAAGAAAGGGATAGAATTTAAAAATCATCTGCATGGGATCATGTCTGCACAAAGCCACTTGAAAATTGTATGGTGATAATTTTTAAGTGTATGCTGAAGTTACAATCTTAGTAGAAgtaatatttctgctttcaaagaaTCAGCATGTATTAGAATTTATCAGGCTCAGGGTTTCATTTAGAAGAATTATATATGTAGCCATCAAGGTTCACAGAATTTGTGTAAAGCCTTTGTTTTGAAGACTTGTGGAGCAGTATCGTCTCCCTGAAAGAGTGTAAACCTTAGAACTTGCGAGTGACAGAAAGCAGACCACAGTGTCTTAAATAAGATAAAGTATTTGCTTGACCTTTGCATGCTTTTATGGCTGATCGAAGCTGTAAAAATATGTGTATTTGAGAATCATTAAAAGCTGCTCTGATaagttatttttcaaaacaagaaaacatttagagttgttttctgtaaattatTTATACTTAATCTCACTGATGTATGTCTGCAGTAACTTTCTGTAGTTGCTATGATACATTCGTTACCTGCGacataaaaaatattcttatgttaattaaaaaaatatctgagcacaggcaggaggatgGTGCAAGTTATTAAAGAACACCAGGCTGTTTTCAAGTTTACATATTATTGTTGTTTATTTAAGCAATAGTTCAGAGTTCTGCTTCTGAGTTTGAATTGTTTTCCTCCCTATTGAGTCACCTACAGAACTGTGCAGTAGCATCTATAACTCTGGCTCTCCAAACAGTGTCTTTCAAAGCCAGCTAACTCTAGGCAAATTCCAGCAGCTGAGCATGGGAGACTAGGGGGGGGGAGAGAGCAACTTGTGTTAGATTGTCACTTAAAAGGTGACCTTCCTCTTGAACAAaacatttcctcattttctctttcaagttTGTGTTGACTCTTCACAAGCACCACACAATAggaatttttcattaatttcttcttctttcttttttttttttttttttttggaaaggtattacatatttatatttcaCCTTCCCtatacttatttttaatattctgatGTTCTTTGCTGTactgttctgttttgcttttttccttgatATTACTGATGTGTCAGTCCTAGTGTGTAttccttaatttttcttcctattttcccTACCAATAGATCAGTTACATCTTCTCATGGTGTGTGCCCTGGTGGGCAGCCATCTCTGAACACTTACACTTTTGTACTTCTGTATAATGCTGAGCCAACTTTAAGTAAAGCTTTTAGAATTCTTTGACAAGTTCCACACTGCTGCAGGCCTTGTGACAATTCTTACAAAGGGTAATTTATAACCGAAACTTACAAAAATTGTATtaactttcatttaaatttcACTTTAGAAAAACCACAGGGAGACTGAAAAACAGCTTAACATCTCCATCTAGCCAAAGAACATAGCAGTGGAAGGGATCTCAGGGTCATCAAGTCCAGTGCTCTGCTAGCCTGGGATTTGCATCAGATCATTCTTTTTTCATAAACTTTGCCAGTGCTAAATTGGAGTTTTACTTCTTTGCCCCCAGTGTTTCTGCCAAAGGCTGTTccaatttgatttattttaatagccAAAGACTCTGTAGTAACATGCAGTCTGCATTTTTTCAGCGACAGCTTATATCCAGTTGTTCTTTTGCCTGTGCTGGCCAGTAACTTAAGGAGAGCTTTTTTGAAAATCTATACTTGTGTTTTCTATTTATACAGaatctgaaaaatgaaagattcaaaatgactttttaaaacaagGCATGCTAATAGGAATTGAGATTTCCTTAAGTAAGCTGATGTTGGCTGAGGTTAGAGTAGTAAGAAATACTActacttttaaaaaggaaatgccAAAAGCTTTAGTCCAAAGCGATATTATTACTGgaatttttacattattttttagtttggtttttttcctgacttaGATGGTGACATTCATTCTAACTTgtatgaattattttatttgggtttgaatacttgtttttctgttttattctcaGAATAAAATTTGacaaattttatttacaaagttCCAACAAATGGAAATTTTACACTATTCATACAGAATTTGttataaaatagaaatttggggtgtaaaaatattttataagccTCCTGTATAGCAAAATCGGAATGGCAGAATAAAAAGTTAGCTCTCAAGGTTTTATTCTGCTATGTGGGACAGATTTATTATGTTTAGATCTTTACATGGTTTTCCATATTATTTGTTAAAACCCCATTGTGCATAAAAATCAGTGCATTTTAATTAAAGACAGATAATTTGAGATTTATATTCATATATTGTTACACATATTCAGTGCTATTTTCTATATTATTATGTGGCTTTCACAATTTTAATCAATTATATACTCCCCAAATTAGGGCTAGCACTTACATAAATAACTTTTGACACCCTGACTCAGGTGATATGAAACCCAAAGAATGTTTTAGATCTTTGAATAGCACTTTCCTAAAGATACTCTCCATAAAGGTTAGTGAGTGAACACCACATGAACTCTCCAGTAACTATGTCAGATTAAAAATGTTGCAGCATTAGCAATGttaaaaagaaggagaaagactACAGAGAATTCAGTGGAAGTAATTTGTGTATTCTTGGTTCAGTGCTCAAAACATCAGAATTAAATGGTCTATCATGAACTGCAtgtgcttgtttttctgttcccaGTTCTAGATAATGTCTTATCTCTTCTGATGTGTCTTAATGTATCcctgaagggaaaacaaagcatgaatttttcccttttcagaaaTCTATGTGATTTAGAGCTCTGAAGCAGCATCTCATGTGCACTTTTCTATTTGATGTGCCAGTGATTAATTACTGAGTTCCTCTATTTTAAGGCGCATGACACAAGTTCCTTAAGCAGTAAGTACCCTGTAagctctcttttcctctcctggtAGCTGTGCCTTAGTAATTCTTCTGCTCATCTCAGAAATGTAGTACTGCTGCAAatctttgcatatttttttctttaaatgacatAAATTTTGAGGAAATGGAAACATGATTTTTAGCAAACTGGGAAAAGTAACACTTCACTGTGTAGTTAGAATTGTGATCTCAGCTAATTTTAGCTGAGAATTTGATTAATGATCTTTCAGTACATAGGCTTTTGTATGGAACTTGTTTTCTTAATTACAAAAGCAGGACATTTCTAAAGGATAtacaaaagatgaaaatatcAAATCcataaaatagagaaaataagttgtatttttccctgtttgttctgtttcctgTCAGTATCTCTAGTAAGTTATCACATTATATTACACTATATGATATTATAGTCATATTGTTCTGTCTTTATTGTGTACGTGTTCCTGGTACTCAGTCACTGTAAGGTTGTTGCAGATAGGAATCTAATCCATCAGCAGGTGTCAAGAGGTAATAAAACTGTTCAACCAAAACTTTCACCAATTGCAGCTATTTCCTATTTCTTCTATACTTTCTGTAATGATCTGCTACTGGTGATTCTTGCCAACAGGATGCTGGCTGAATTAAATTTGGATCTGAGCTGGTTATCCTTATGCTCTTAGTGTATATGGTCTGTTATACAGTTGTGACTGGTAAATTCGTCCAAGGCTGTGAATGTGATCTTTTTAGttagttctttttaaaaaaaaaaaaaaaacaaaaaccagaaaacaaaaatcaaaaaacaaaaccttttttctctgctctttcattttgaaattctGCACTTTTGCAGTGTCTTTAATAGACTAGCCAGGAACAACATTTGGTGTAGTGGAAAATAACCCGATTATCTCATTTTTCTATAATGCAGGAAGAGCTTTGCTTCTGAGTAGTTGACCACAAAACAGTAATATACTCTAAAGATTAGCTTTATAAGGATGGTAACCTGAGTTAAGCAAAAATCAGCAA from the Lathamus discolor isolate bLatDis1 chromosome 8, bLatDis1.hap1, whole genome shotgun sequence genome contains:
- the FGF7 gene encoding fibroblast growth factor 7 codes for the protein MHKWILTWILPILLYRSYFYIIFLMGTISLACNDMTPEQMATNVNCSSPERHTRSYDYMEGGDVRVRRLFCRTQWYMRIDKRGKVKGTREANNNYSILEIRTVAVGIVAIKGVESEYFLAMNKSGRLYGKKVCNEDCNFIELIEENHYNTYASAKWTHKGKEMFVTLNHKGVPMKGKKTKKEHRASHFLPLAIS